In the Flavisolibacter tropicus genome, one interval contains:
- a CDS encoding FKBP-type peptidyl-prolyl cis-trans isomerase, producing the protein MQQQVKEGDKVKVHYHGKLRSGETFDSSQGRDPLEFTVGGGQVIKGFDEGVKGMQVGDKRTVEIAVDDAYGQKSQEMIIEFPKDQFPPDMNPEVGMQLMMNNGSGQQFPVTIVEVKDQSVILDANHPLAGQDLIFDIELVEIVPTSRIIMP; encoded by the coding sequence ATGCAACAACAGGTTAAAGAAGGCGATAAAGTAAAGGTTCATTATCACGGTAAACTTCGTAGTGGCGAAACGTTTGACTCCTCTCAGGGTCGTGATCCATTAGAGTTTACAGTAGGTGGTGGCCAGGTAATAAAAGGCTTTGATGAAGGCGTAAAAGGCATGCAGGTAGGAGATAAAAGAACAGTGGAAATTGCTGTGGATGATGCATACGGCCAAAAAAGCCAGGAAATGATCATTGAGTTCCCTAAAGATCAATTCCCTCCGGATATGAATCCTGAAGTAGGTATGCAGTTAATGATGAACAATGGCTCTGGTCAGCAATTTCCAGTAACTATTGTTGAAGTAAAAGATCAAAGTGTGATCTTAGATGCGAACCATCCCCTGGCAGGTCAAGATTTGATTTTTGATATTGAATTGGTTGAGATTGTACCAACTTCTCGTATTATCATGCCATAA
- a CDS encoding exo-beta-N-acetylmuramidase NamZ domain-containing protein, with amino-acid sequence MIRRLKTILLFFTLLTSSALMAQHKSAVKNQSSQIMPAAERLDKYLPLLKGKKVAVFANQTSTVGNTHLVDTLQKSGVTIKVIFGPEHGFRGTADAGEKVESTIDQATGVPVVSLYGKKRVPSKEDLEGVDVMLFDIQDVGVRFYTYISSLQEYMETAIKYNIPLIVLDRPNPNGHYVDGPVLETKYKSFVGMQPVPVVYGMTVGEYAKMLLEEGWLSKEAMDAYTQNVLAATYPPGASYFSLNVIPNANYTHKSKYVLPVKPSPNLPDIQSIYWYPSTCFFEGTVLSEGRGTDKPFEIFGHPSMPKNLYQFTPTSRDGAKDPKLKDQVCYGWNVSGTPAEVLKKVNNKVQLSYLLKAYQLFPEKDKFFILPKSGNADESFFNKLAGNASLMQQIKAGKSEKEIRKSWETKLKAFKKIRKKYLLYPDFE; translated from the coding sequence ATGATTCGTAGGCTAAAAACTATTTTGTTATTCTTTACCCTTTTAACGTCATCTGCTTTAATGGCACAGCACAAATCCGCAGTGAAAAATCAATCATCACAAATCATGCCCGCTGCGGAACGTTTGGATAAATACCTGCCCTTATTAAAAGGCAAAAAGGTGGCAGTATTTGCCAATCAAACCTCTACTGTCGGCAATACACATCTGGTTGATACTTTGCAGAAAAGTGGCGTAACCATTAAGGTGATCTTTGGACCAGAACATGGTTTCAGAGGCACAGCAGACGCGGGAGAAAAAGTAGAAAGCACTATTGATCAAGCTACCGGAGTTCCCGTTGTTTCATTGTATGGCAAAAAACGAGTGCCTTCAAAAGAAGACCTGGAAGGTGTTGATGTTATGTTATTTGACATACAAGACGTAGGTGTACGTTTCTACACCTATATCTCTTCCCTGCAAGAATACATGGAAACAGCTATCAAATACAATATTCCACTGATTGTTTTAGACCGGCCTAACCCTAACGGACATTATGTAGATGGTCCGGTATTGGAAACAAAATACAAGTCATTTGTAGGTATGCAACCTGTACCTGTTGTATACGGAATGACCGTTGGTGAATATGCTAAAATGCTACTGGAGGAAGGATGGCTGAGCAAAGAAGCAATGGATGCCTATACTCAAAATGTATTAGCGGCTACCTACCCTCCGGGGGCTTCTTATTTCTCACTAAACGTTATCCCCAATGCCAATTATACACATAAAAGCAAATATGTATTACCTGTAAAACCTTCACCCAACCTGCCCGATATTCAATCGATCTATTGGTATCCCTCTACCTGCTTTTTTGAAGGTACCGTTTTAAGTGAAGGGCGAGGCACTGATAAACCTTTCGAGATCTTTGGACATCCTTCTATGCCAAAGAACTTATATCAGTTCACACCTACCTCTCGCGATGGCGCTAAGGATCCAAAATTAAAAGACCAGGTTTGTTATGGTTGGAATGTTAGCGGTACACCGGCTGAAGTATTGAAGAAAGTAAATAACAAAGTTCAATTAAGCTACCTGCTAAAGGCCTATCAACTATTCCCAGAAAAAGACAAGTTCTTTATTCTGCCAAAATCAGGTAATGCTGACGAAAGTTTCTTTAATAAGCTGGCAGGTAATGCTAGCCTCATGCAACAAATAAAAGCTGGTAAGTCGGAGAAAGAGATTCGCAAAAGTTGGGAGACAAAGCTGAAAGCGTTTAAAAAAATACGTAAGAAGTATCTTCTTTATCCAGACTTTGAATAG
- the fmt gene encoding methionyl-tRNA formyltransferase — MKYYKDLRIVFMGTPEFAVASLDALVNAGCNIVGVITAPDKPAGRGMQLQQSAVKKYAVEHQLHVLQPEKLKNPQFLEELKALQADLQIVVAFRMLPEVVWNMPHMGTINVHGSLLPQYRGAAPINWAVINGEKETGVTTFKLKHEIDTGDILLQERFPIGDNETSGSVHDRMKEIGAQLLVKTVQGLAEGTLNETPQSDITHQTSDIKHAPKIFTDTCRIDWNKPVADIHNQIRGLSPFPGAFTQLEGKTFKIYQATKEEGNATETPGTVLTDKKTFLKFACADGYLNVKELQLEGKKRMLTEDFLRGYRFQE, encoded by the coding sequence TTGAAATACTATAAAGATCTCCGCATTGTTTTCATGGGCACTCCTGAGTTTGCTGTTGCTTCCTTGGATGCTCTGGTAAATGCAGGCTGTAATATTGTTGGCGTTATTACAGCTCCCGACAAGCCCGCAGGACGTGGTATGCAATTGCAACAAAGTGCTGTAAAGAAATATGCTGTTGAACACCAACTACATGTGCTTCAACCCGAAAAACTAAAGAATCCACAATTCCTGGAAGAACTTAAAGCCCTACAGGCCGATCTTCAGATAGTGGTGGCCTTCCGTATGCTTCCGGAAGTAGTCTGGAATATGCCTCACATGGGCACTATTAATGTACACGGCTCTTTACTCCCTCAGTATCGTGGTGCTGCGCCTATCAATTGGGCTGTGATCAATGGTGAAAAAGAAACGGGCGTTACCACCTTTAAACTCAAGCATGAAATTGATACGGGAGACATTTTACTCCAAGAACGCTTTCCCATTGGTGATAACGAAACCTCCGGCTCTGTACACGACCGCATGAAAGAAATTGGAGCCCAGCTACTTGTAAAAACAGTGCAAGGATTGGCAGAAGGCACATTAAATGAAACCCCTCAATCAGACATCACCCATCAGACATCAGACATCAAACATGCTCCTAAGATCTTTACTGACACCTGCCGCATTGATTGGAACAAGCCAGTAGCTGATATACATAATCAAATAAGGGGTTTATCGCCCTTTCCTGGAGCCTTTACCCAACTGGAAGGCAAAACATTTAAGATCTACCAAGCCACAAAAGAAGAAGGTAATGCAACCGAAACGCCGGGTACAGTTCTTACTGACAAAAAAACGTTCTTGAAGTTTGCCTGCGCAGATGGCTATCTTAATGTAAAAGAGTTGCAACTAGAAGGTAAAAAGCGTATGCTAACAGAAGACTTCTTAAGAGGCTATCGCTTTCAAGAGTAA
- a CDS encoding LysM peptidoglycan-binding domain-containing protein: MKKLVLSLFLFFTTISLFAQHELLIQNSNKGFYITHTVQSKENFYSIGRLYSIAPKEIATYNSLDMNNGLNVGQQVMIPLTASNFTQTTTANIPVYYKVGDKEGLYRVSLKNNNVLMATLRKYNNLSSDAISAGQKLIVGYVKSENGAVASTTPVTTTPVTTTPVSTTTKGEPQAPKEEPKKAEPVVSTEPPKEAPAKSIATVPAQTAVRDANGGYFKSAFEQQSKSMNANKESTATASIFKTASGWQDTKYYALMDGVDPGTIIRVINPSNNKAIYAKVLGGMSGIRQNAGLDVRISNAAASVLDITDAEKFVVKVNY; encoded by the coding sequence ATGAAAAAGCTTGTCTTATCCTTATTTTTATTTTTCACTACGATAAGCCTTTTTGCTCAACACGAGCTGCTTATCCAAAATAGCAACAAGGGCTTTTATATAACACATACTGTACAGTCTAAAGAAAATTTTTATTCTATTGGTCGGTTGTATAGCATTGCTCCAAAAGAAATTGCTACCTACAACAGCTTGGATATGAATAATGGTTTGAACGTGGGGCAGCAGGTAATGATTCCGTTAACGGCTTCCAACTTCACCCAAACTACTACTGCTAACATTCCCGTGTATTATAAAGTAGGCGATAAGGAAGGATTGTACCGTGTAAGCTTAAAAAATAATAATGTGTTGATGGCTACACTGCGCAAGTATAATAACCTTAGTAGTGATGCTATTTCTGCAGGTCAGAAACTGATTGTAGGTTATGTTAAATCAGAAAATGGCGCTGTAGCATCTACGACGCCTGTTACTACTACACCAGTAACTACGACGCCCGTTTCAACTACTACTAAAGGTGAACCACAGGCACCAAAAGAAGAGCCTAAGAAGGCAGAGCCAGTGGTTTCAACTGAACCTCCAAAAGAAGCGCCAGCTAAGTCAATAGCTACAGTGCCTGCGCAAACAGCTGTTAGAGATGCGAATGGTGGTTATTTTAAATCGGCCTTTGAACAACAGTCGAAATCCATGAATGCAAATAAGGAATCCACCGCAACAGCAAGCATCTTCAAAACAGCTAGTGGTTGGCAGGATACAAAGTATTATGCATTAATGGATGGTGTAGATCCTGGTACAATAATTCGTGTGATAAACCCCTCTAACAACAAGGCGATTTATGCCAAAGTATTAGGAGGCATGAGCGGCATTCGTCAGAACGCTGGACTGGATGTACGCATCAGTAATGCGGCCGCCAGTGTGCTGGATATTACAGACGCAGAGAAGTTTGTTGTGAAAGTCAACTACTAA
- a CDS encoding methyltransferase RsmF C-terminal domain-like protein — MQLPQEFIASLEGLPGFDKEAFETVHQSGEQITSIRVNPRKKSEIRNLKSEITPVPWTQYGYYLSQRPSFTFDPLFHAGCYYVQEASSMFLEQALKQTVDLTKPIKALDMCAAPGGKSTHIQSLISPDSLLVSNEVIKARAGVLKQNIIKWGASNVIVTNNDPQHFNRLEGFFDVMVVDAPCSGSGLFRRDEEAIEEWSPDNVQLCCGRQRRILADALPALKQDGVLIYSTCSYSTEEDEEIMDWLVTEQGMENIALQVPAEWKIVTTTSKAGAEGYRFYPDKVKGEGFFLSCFRKKEGGERRYKMAKPDIATAKEKALLETYINLNQLEVLKQGDMLFALPKILIEAFLVIQANLYLQYAGTTLGEIMKNKLVPDHALAVSGMLLANITRFELSLEEAIRYLQRADLSIDPPVKGWQVVTYQNQVLGWINALPNRINNYYPKEMRILKQYYDSGN, encoded by the coding sequence GTGCAGTTACCTCAAGAATTTATAGCATCCTTAGAAGGTTTGCCTGGCTTTGACAAAGAGGCCTTTGAAACGGTTCATCAAAGTGGCGAACAGATTACTTCTATCCGAGTCAACCCAAGAAAGAAATCTGAAATCCGAAATCTGAAATCTGAAATAACTCCTGTTCCCTGGACACAATATGGCTATTATCTTTCACAGCGTCCTTCCTTCACCTTTGATCCTTTATTTCATGCCGGTTGCTATTATGTTCAGGAAGCCTCCAGTATGTTTTTGGAGCAGGCATTAAAGCAAACCGTTGATCTGACTAAACCTATTAAAGCGCTGGATATGTGCGCTGCTCCGGGTGGTAAGTCTACCCATATACAGTCATTGATTTCTCCAGATAGTTTACTGGTCAGTAATGAAGTGATAAAGGCGCGTGCTGGCGTTTTGAAGCAGAACATCATAAAATGGGGTGCCAGTAATGTGATTGTTACTAATAACGATCCTCAGCATTTTAACCGCTTGGAAGGTTTTTTTGATGTGATGGTGGTAGATGCCCCTTGTAGCGGCAGTGGCTTGTTTCGTCGCGATGAGGAAGCTATAGAAGAGTGGAGCCCTGATAATGTGCAACTTTGTTGTGGCCGACAGCGTCGTATATTGGCTGATGCCTTACCTGCCTTAAAACAGGATGGTGTATTGATCTATTCTACCTGTTCTTACTCTACGGAAGAAGATGAAGAAATAATGGATTGGTTGGTAACAGAGCAAGGAATGGAAAACATAGCCTTGCAAGTGCCTGCAGAATGGAAGATTGTAACGACCACATCGAAAGCAGGAGCAGAGGGCTATCGCTTTTACCCTGATAAGGTAAAAGGGGAAGGATTCTTTCTTAGTTGCTTTCGCAAAAAAGAAGGAGGAGAGCGCCGGTATAAGATGGCGAAGCCAGATATAGCTACAGCAAAGGAGAAAGCATTGTTAGAGACATATATTAACTTAAATCAATTAGAAGTACTAAAGCAAGGGGATATGTTATTTGCTTTACCAAAAATACTGATAGAAGCTTTTTTAGTCATACAAGCCAATTTATACCTGCAATATGCGGGTACTACATTGGGTGAGATCATGAAAAATAAATTGGTGCCTGACCATGCTTTAGCCGTAAGTGGCATGTTATTAGCCAATATCACGCGCTTTGAATTAAGCCTAGAAGAAGCCATCCGTTACCTGCAACGGGCCGATCTTTCAATAGATCCACCTGTAAAAGGTTGGCAAGTAGTTACTTATCAAAATCAGGTTTTAGGGTGGATAAATGCTTTGCCTAACCGCATAAACAATTACTATCCCAAAGAAATGCGTATTTTGAAGCAGTATTATGACAGTGGCAACTAA
- a CDS encoding NAD(P)(+) transhydrogenase (Re/Si-specific) subunit beta, whose protein sequence is MELLSVIYLIASVTFLLGLRMLSHPETARKGNLVAAAGMGLAIFGTIFLYEDPNSDERLHNYAWIFSGLIIGSIIGTVTAKRVKMTAMPEMVSLFNGMGGACAMLISIVEFHHFASTDFTLQISEALEANGMTEEAVFQLPMPTGMLITIFVGLIIGSVSFAGSMVAFGKLNGTIKDRSFKGQHIVNIALLVAIIVLTFSLLKVISNSFEISSDEVINNAHRIRFGRGIKLIEFSASTYAVFYAVLVFSLAYGILFVLPIGGADMPVVISLLNSFTGVAAACGGFLYDNKVMLTGGILVGAAGTLLTILMCKAMNRSLKNVLIGSFGGGATASGGATKEQGQFKEINLSDAAVVLAYANKVMIVPGYGLAVAQAQHACHELEKMLNERGVDVKYAIHPVAGRMPGHMNVLLAEADVPYDKLLEMEQANDEFSTTDVVLVLGANDVVNPAAKTDPASPIYGMPVLDVELAKAVIVNKRSMKPGYAGIENDLFFQPKTSMLFGDAKKVLQDLIGEIKNL, encoded by the coding sequence ATGGAATTATTAAGTGTCATATATCTTATAGCCTCAGTAACATTCCTTTTAGGATTAAGAATGCTTTCGCATCCGGAGACAGCCAGGAAAGGTAACCTGGTAGCGGCAGCGGGAATGGGGCTTGCCATTTTTGGTACCATCTTTTTATATGAGGATCCCAATTCTGATGAACGCTTGCATAATTATGCCTGGATCTTTAGCGGGCTTATTATCGGTAGTATCATTGGTACTGTAACTGCCAAGCGCGTGAAGATGACCGCGATGCCGGAAATGGTGAGTTTGTTTAACGGTATGGGTGGTGCTTGTGCTATGCTGATATCGATAGTAGAATTCCATCATTTTGCATCTACCGACTTTACGCTGCAGATCTCTGAAGCCCTGGAAGCAAATGGTATGACGGAAGAAGCTGTATTTCAATTACCCATGCCAACAGGCATGTTGATCACGATCTTCGTAGGATTGATCATTGGCTCTGTTTCTTTTGCAGGCAGTATGGTGGCATTTGGTAAACTGAATGGTACTATAAAAGACCGTTCATTTAAAGGACAACATATCGTAAACATAGCATTGTTGGTGGCCATCATTGTCTTAACCTTTAGCTTGCTGAAAGTGATCAGCAACTCCTTTGAGATTAGTTCTGACGAAGTAATCAATAATGCGCACCGCATACGTTTTGGCAGGGGTATTAAGTTGATAGAATTCTCGGCATCTACCTATGCGGTGTTCTATGCTGTCTTGGTGTTTTCATTGGCATACGGCATCTTGTTCGTTTTGCCAATTGGCGGTGCAGATATGCCAGTAGTGATCTCTTTATTAAACTCATTTACTGGTGTGGCTGCAGCTTGTGGTGGTTTCCTTTATGATAACAAAGTGATGTTGACAGGTGGTATACTGGTAGGTGCAGCGGGTACCTTGCTAACCATCCTGATGTGTAAGGCTATGAACCGTTCTTTGAAGAATGTATTGATTGGTTCGTTTGGTGGGGGAGCCACGGCATCAGGTGGCGCTACAAAGGAGCAAGGGCAGTTTAAAGAAATCAATTTAAGTGATGCGGCTGTGGTGTTAGCCTATGCCAATAAAGTAATGATTGTGCCGGGTTATGGTCTGGCAGTAGCGCAGGCGCAGCATGCTTGTCATGAATTAGAGAAGATGTTGAATGAAAGAGGTGTTGATGTAAAATACGCCATTCACCCAGTTGCTGGTCGTATGCCTGGGCATATGAATGTGCTGCTGGCAGAAGCCGATGTACCATACGATAAGCTCTTGGAAATGGAGCAGGCGAATGATGAATTCAGTACCACAGATGTAGTGTTGGTATTAGGAGCCAATGATGTGGTAAACCCTGCTGCTAAAACAGATCCTGCGTCACCAATCTATGGAATGCCCGTGTTGGATGTAGAGTTGGCAAAAGCAGTAATTGTCAATAAACGTAGTATGAAGCCCGGTTATGCAGGTATTGAGAATGATCTGTTCTTTCAACCTAAAACCTCGATGTTGTTTGGTGATGCTAAGAAAGTATTGCAGGATCTGATTGGAGAGATTAAAAATCTGTAA
- a CDS encoding NAD(P) transhydrogenase subunit alpha, whose translation MDNILTWIAFHQQIIYIVILMIFVGIEVIGRVPSVLHTPLMSGANAIHGVVVIGAIIIMGRAETSNYLALILGFLAVVLGTLNVVGGFVVTDRMLEMFKSKKKK comes from the coding sequence ATGGATAATATACTTACCTGGATTGCCTTTCATCAGCAAATTATTTACATCGTCATACTCATGATTTTTGTGGGGATCGAGGTGATTGGTCGCGTGCCGAGTGTGTTACATACCCCATTAATGAGTGGCGCTAACGCTATTCATGGTGTGGTTGTTATTGGGGCCATCATTATAATGGGTAGGGCGGAAACCAGCAACTATCTGGCCTTGATCCTTGGTTTCTTAGCAGTCGTTTTAGGAACCCTGAACGTCGTTGGGGGATTTGTAGTAACTGACAGAATGCTCGAAATGTTTAAATCCAAAAAGAAGAAGTAA
- a CDS encoding Re/Si-specific NAD(P)(+) transhydrogenase subunit alpha has product MIVGVLKESLGETRVSLLPEAVSALTKKGVTVWVEDGAGAHAAASNADYEKAGASISKSEAIATQSDVILSINTPTIQTSSKILIGVYQPLFNPALVQQWTAQQNTVFSMDMLPRTTRAQSMDVLSSQANIAGYKAVLLAANLYPRYLPMFMTAAGSIAPAKVLILGAGVAGLQAIATARRLGAVVEVFDTRPAVKEEVMSLGAKFIEVEGAADASKAGGYAVEQSEEFQQKQRQRIAESAAKADIIISTAQIPGKKAPILITEEMLNTMRNGSVIIDLAAISGGNTPRTKNGETVVYNGVTIVGNSNLQGTMPSDASKLYGKNILNFFNLILTKEGNLNLNWEDDLVKGSCVTHQGEVVHERVKTAMA; this is encoded by the coding sequence ATGATTGTAGGTGTATTAAAAGAATCTTTAGGCGAAACAAGAGTTTCATTGCTGCCAGAGGCAGTGAGTGCGTTGACAAAAAAAGGAGTTACGGTATGGGTAGAAGATGGTGCAGGCGCACATGCAGCTGCTTCTAATGCAGATTATGAAAAGGCAGGAGCCTCCATTAGTAAGTCTGAAGCTATAGCTACGCAATCCGATGTGATATTGTCCATCAACACGCCTACTATTCAAACATCTTCCAAGATCTTGATTGGTGTATACCAGCCGCTGTTCAATCCGGCGCTGGTACAACAGTGGACTGCCCAACAAAATACGGTATTTAGTATGGATATGCTGCCGCGTACCACGCGGGCGCAAAGCATGGACGTATTATCGTCGCAGGCCAATATAGCTGGTTATAAAGCTGTATTGTTAGCAGCTAATTTATACCCGCGTTACCTGCCTATGTTTATGACGGCAGCCGGTAGTATTGCTCCTGCAAAAGTGCTGATATTGGGCGCCGGTGTGGCGGGACTGCAGGCTATTGCCACAGCCCGTCGTTTAGGAGCTGTAGTGGAAGTATTTGATACACGCCCGGCTGTGAAAGAAGAAGTGATGAGCTTGGGTGCTAAGTTTATTGAAGTAGAGGGTGCTGCTGATGCTTCCAAAGCGGGCGGTTATGCCGTGGAGCAATCAGAAGAATTCCAACAAAAGCAACGGCAACGTATAGCTGAAAGTGCCGCCAAGGCTGATATCATAATTTCGACGGCACAGATTCCGGGAAAGAAAGCGCCTATATTGATCACAGAAGAAATGTTGAATACCATGCGCAATGGATCGGTGATCATAGACCTGGCGGCCATTTCGGGTGGTAATACGCCTCGCACTAAAAATGGAGAAACGGTAGTATATAATGGTGTGACCATTGTGGGTAATAGTAACCTGCAAGGCACCATGCCATCAGACGCCAGCAAGCTATATGGCAAGAACATATTGAACTTCTTCAACCTTATTCTAACGAAAGAGGGTAACCTAAATTTGAATTGGGAAGATGATTTGGTAAAAGGATCTTGTGTAACGCATCAAGGAGAGGTTGTTCATGAGCGTGTAAAAACAGCAATGGCTTAG
- a CDS encoding prolyl oligopeptidase family serine peptidase has protein sequence MQAQDFTPYEKHYYDAKDLRLAYRLLKPLELGSGSSFPLVIFLHGAFEKGGDNETQLRIGGRFFLRDSVRKAYPSYVLFPQCPELDSWAYFENKVNETTGQAEDWKFPFQRKPTTVSFVLKELIDSLVQKERIDTKRIYIVGLSQGGMGVLDLVARYPQTFAAGISICGAGNVSTAKRFSNQVALWLIHGEKDDVVPVSFSQDYYNKLTKLHADVRFTEYPGVKHDSWGNAFKEPDFLMWLFSKQKK, from the coding sequence TTGCAGGCACAAGATTTTACGCCATATGAGAAGCATTATTACGATGCAAAGGATCTACGGTTGGCCTACCGGTTGTTGAAGCCTTTGGAGTTGGGATCGGGTTCTTCATTTCCCTTGGTCATCTTTTTGCATGGAGCTTTTGAGAAAGGGGGAGATAACGAAACGCAGCTAAGGATAGGTGGCCGTTTCTTTTTGAGAGATTCGGTTCGTAAGGCCTATCCGTCCTATGTTCTCTTCCCGCAATGTCCCGAGCTGGACTCCTGGGCGTATTTTGAAAATAAGGTCAATGAAACTACCGGGCAGGCGGAAGACTGGAAGTTCCCGTTTCAAAGGAAACCAACAACCGTTTCTTTCGTATTAAAAGAATTGATAGACTCTTTGGTACAGAAGGAGCGAATCGATACTAAGCGTATTTATATTGTTGGTTTGTCGCAAGGAGGCATGGGAGTACTGGATCTTGTAGCTCGTTATCCGCAGACATTTGCTGCCGGCATTTCCATTTGTGGGGCTGGTAATGTAAGTACGGCAAAACGCTTCAGCAATCAAGTAGCGCTCTGGTTGATACATGGAGAAAAAGATGATGTGGTTCCCGTATCCTTTTCCCAGGATTATTATAATAAGTTGACCAAGCTTCATGCAGATGTACGTTTTACAGAATATCCGGGGGTAAAGCATGATAGCTGGGGCAATGCCTTTAAAGAGCCAGATTTTTTGATGTGGTTATTCTCAAAACAAAAGAAATAA
- a CDS encoding O-methyltransferase, with the protein MYSPLQLSKKYLHYYRTALNGKGHGMHSPFVFQFILHVLNNNSHYKSPATIEALRKHLLKDTTVLNIEDMGAGSRTGAGKQRSVQQLAKSAVKPKKYSQLLYRLVKRYQPQTIVELGTSLGITTAYVATANPAAKVITVEGSEAIHQVAQANFKTLKLGNIEALQGNFDNVLPQVLQHLPKVDLGYIDGNHRLAPTLSYFEQFLQHAHNDTILIFDDIHWSAEMEQAWEQIKAHPAVTCTVDIFFLGFVFFRNEFKEEQHFTIRY; encoded by the coding sequence GTGTATAGTCCGCTTCAACTGTCCAAAAAATACCTGCATTATTACCGTACAGCACTCAATGGAAAAGGGCATGGCATGCACTCGCCCTTTGTGTTCCAGTTTATTCTGCATGTGCTGAATAACAATAGCCATTATAAGTCGCCGGCAACTATAGAAGCCTTACGTAAGCATTTGCTAAAAGATACTACTGTCTTGAACATAGAAGACATGGGTGCTGGTTCGCGTACGGGTGCTGGCAAACAGCGCAGTGTGCAGCAATTGGCAAAGAGTGCAGTTAAGCCAAAGAAATACAGTCAGCTGCTGTATCGTTTGGTAAAACGGTATCAACCACAAACGATCGTAGAATTAGGAACTTCTTTGGGCATTACAACTGCTTATGTAGCTACTGCTAACCCGGCAGCCAAAGTGATCACTGTTGAAGGGAGTGAAGCCATTCACCAGGTAGCACAAGCTAATTTTAAAACATTAAAGCTTGGTAATATAGAAGCGTTGCAGGGAAACTTTGATAACGTGCTGCCACAAGTGCTTCAGCACTTGCCGAAGGTAGACTTGGGGTATATAGATGGCAATCACCGGTTAGCGCCCACGCTTTCCTATTTTGAGCAGTTTTTGCAACATGCACACAACGATACGATCCTTATTTTCGATGATATTCACTGGAGTGCCGAAATGGAGCAGGCCTGGGAGCAGATAAAGGCGCATCCGGCTGTTACATGTACGGTAGATATATTCTTTTTAGGCTTTGTATTTTTCAGAAATGAATTCAAGGAGGAACAGCATTTTACCATCCGGTATTAG
- a CDS encoding dihydrofolate reductase: MVLSLLVAAAENNVIGKENQLPWHLPNDLKYFKNLTWGMPILMGRKTFESIGKALPGRKSVVITRNKDWKHENVEVVHSVEAAINYAKEQDVKEIFVIGGAEIFHTSFDKADRLYMTRIHHKVEGDAYFPPIDETKWKRVSAKHCEADEKNAYAHTFEVWERK; the protein is encoded by the coding sequence ATGGTTTTAAGTCTTCTTGTTGCCGCTGCTGAAAATAATGTGATTGGTAAGGAAAACCAGTTGCCTTGGCATTTACCAAATGATCTGAAATACTTTAAGAATCTTACATGGGGTATGCCCATACTCATGGGACGCAAGACGTTTGAGTCGATTGGTAAGGCATTGCCGGGTAGAAAAAGTGTGGTGATTACCCGCAATAAAGATTGGAAGCACGAGAATGTAGAAGTGGTGCATTCGGTAGAGGCAGCTATCAACTATGCCAAAGAGCAAGATGTAAAAGAAATCTTTGTGATTGGTGGTGCCGAGATCTTCCATACTTCATTTGATAAAGCAGATCGTCTTTATATGACCCGCATACATCACAAAGTAGAGGGTGATGCTTATTTTCCTCCCATTGATGAAACAAAATGGAAGCGGGTAAGCGCCAAGCACTGTGAGGCCGATGAAAAGAATGCATACGCTCATACATTTGAAGTGTGGGAACGCAAATAG